In the genome of Neisseria lactamica, the window AACAGTACCAAACCGCGCAGGTACAGCGCGTAATCCATATTCGGATGCTGCGGGTAGAGGTTGCGGAAGCGGTCGATTGCCGCCAGCGCCTTGTCTTTTTCGTCGTCTTTATAATAGGCGTAGGCCGTATCCAGCAACGCCTGTTGCGCGTAGCGGCCGGTCGGGAAGCGCGAGCCCAATATTTCGTATAATTTGACGGCGCGCGTATAATTGCCGCCGCCCAACTCGTCTTGCGCTTCGGCATAGAGTTTTTCCACGCCCCAGCCTTGGGTCGTTTGGGTATCTTTGTCGACCGTGCCTTGGCTGCTTGCACAGGCGCACAGTGCCAAACTTAACGAAACCATTAAAAGAATTTTTTTCATGCAGAATACTTCCTTTGAGAATGAAGCCGATTATAGCGATGATTCGGATTTTGCGTCAGCCCCGGAAACCGAAAACTGTATTTGTCTGACTGTTCCGCCCAAGCTTGCCGGCGGGCGGTTGGATGCGGTATTGGCAAAACTTCTGCCAGACTATTCGCGCAGCCGGTTGACATCATGGATTAGAGAAGGCGCGGTTATTGTAAACGATAAACCTTCGCAACCCAAAGACAAAATGATAGGCGGTGAGCAAATCCGTGTAACCGTCCGTCCGAGTGAGGAAAATCTGGCGTTTGTTCCAGAGCCGATGGCTTTGGACATCGTTTACGAAGACGATACCGTCATCGTCGTCAACAAACCGGCCGGACTGGTGGTGCATCCGGCCGCAGGCAACTGGAGCGGCACCCTGCTCAACGGCCTGTTGGCGCACTGTCCCGAATTGAGCCAAGTACCGCGTGCAGGCATCGTACACCGTTTGGACAAAGAAACCAGCGGGCTGATGGTGGTCGCCAAAACCCTGCCGGCGCAAAATTCCCTCGTGCAACAGCTTCAAGAACGCACGGTCAAACGCATCTACCGCGCCGTCGCCAACGGCATCGTCCCCTTTGACGGTAAAATCGAAACCCAAATCGGACGCGATCCGCACAACCGCCTGAAAATGGCAGTCGTCAAATTCGGCGGCAAACCAGCCGTTACCCACGTCAAAGTGTTGGAACGCTATCTTGCCCACAGCTATATCGAATGCTCGCTCGAAACAGGCAGGACGCACCAAATCCGCGTGCATATGCGCGAGGCCAACCATCCGCTTGCCGGCGATCCCGTGTACGGCAACCTGCGCCACCCGTGCGGCGACACGGTGAAAGAAGCCGTTAAAAGTCTGGGCGCGCGTCAGGCATTGCACGCCTACCGCTTAAGTTTCACTCATCCGGAAAGCGGCGAAACCGTTTCGTTTGAAGCACCGATTCCAAACGACATATATCATTTGTTGTCCGTCCTCCGTCTT includes:
- the rluD gene encoding 23S rRNA pseudouridine(1911/1915/1917) synthase RluD; translated protein: MQNTSFENEADYSDDSDFASAPETENCICLTVPPKLAGGRLDAVLAKLLPDYSRSRLTSWIREGAVIVNDKPSQPKDKMIGGEQIRVTVRPSEENLAFVPEPMALDIVYEDDTVIVVNKPAGLVVHPAAGNWSGTLLNGLLAHCPELSQVPRAGIVHRLDKETSGLMVVAKTLPAQNSLVQQLQERTVKRIYRAVANGIVPFDGKIETQIGRDPHNRLKMAVVKFGGKPAVTHVKVLERYLAHSYIECSLETGRTHQIRVHMREANHPLAGDPVYGNLRHPCGDTVKEAVKSLGARQALHAYRLSFTHPESGETVSFEAPIPNDIYHLLSVLRLEAGLDSSLSNEEEWQDKFGADDDDDWNEDDYDVEVVYVRE